The following are from one region of the Noviherbaspirillum sedimenti genome:
- the lptM gene encoding LPS translocon maturation chaperone LptM: protein MNSNFNLSRLSLCGMAVALPLLLAACGLRGPLYLPSKPAAMTPVPVPAPAKAPAAAPASESAPSAPLPTSK from the coding sequence GTGAATTCTAATTTCAATTTATCACGGCTAAGCCTCTGCGGCATGGCTGTCGCCCTGCCGCTGTTGCTGGCCGCTTGCGGGCTGCGCGGACCGCTCTACCTGCCCAGCAAACCCGCGGCCATGACACCTGTACCCGTGCCTGCGCCTGCGAAAGCACCTGCAGCGGCGCCGGCGTCGGAGTCTGCCCCGAGCGCCCCCTTACCCACCTCGAAATAA
- the cyaY gene encoding iron donor protein CyaY, giving the protein MTESEFLDLADTTLNDIERALEAAADAAGLDVECSRAGNVLEIELIDTGAKIIVNSQAPMQEIWVAARSGGFHYKRFAGRWQDTRGDEELFAALGRLVGDQAGCAIRLEPA; this is encoded by the coding sequence ATGACCGAATCAGAATTCCTGGACCTGGCGGATACCACCCTGAACGATATCGAGCGTGCGCTGGAAGCCGCCGCCGATGCCGCCGGCCTGGATGTCGAATGCAGCCGTGCCGGCAATGTGCTGGAGATCGAATTGATCGATACCGGCGCGAAAATCATTGTCAACAGCCAGGCGCCGATGCAGGAAATCTGGGTTGCCGCGCGTTCCGGCGGCTTCCATTACAAACGCTTTGCAGGGCGCTGGCAGGATACCCGCGGCGACGAGGAACTGTTCGCCGCCCTGGGCCGCCTGGTGGGCGATCAGGCCGGTTGTGCCATCCGGCTCGAGCCCGCCTGA
- a CDS encoding penicillin-binding protein 1A, with product MMSDPSAGETTQPAPRSLLVAVLRWLAALVGTFAALFLAGVLVLIFILAMAYPNLPALDTLMDYRPKIPLRIFSADNVLIGEFGEERRNMVRVKDIPDIMKKAVLSIEDDRFYEHGGVDYLGILRAALHNLSGGAKQGASTITQQVARNFFLSSEQTVKRKVYEMLLAWKIEQNLSKDQILEIYMNQIYLGQRAYGFSSAAQIYFGKKLAELSVAEAAMLAGLPKAPSAYNPVANPKRAKARQQYIILRMYQLGHITQAQYEQARDEELKVKTDSAAFGIHAEYVAEMARQMVYEQYKEDTYTRGLNVFTTITKSDQDAAYLALRRGVMDYEKRHGYRGPEGYMEIPANKEEADNAIEVELADHPDSDNIVAAVVLEAAPKEVRAMLVTGEEIDIPAAGLSFAASGFSDKTPPNKRIRRGAIIRVTQEGKTWHVTQMPEVEAAFIAANTEDGAIRALIGGFDFNRNKFNHVTQAWRQPGSSFKPFIYSASLEKGLSPATIINDSPISFDAGQTGGQAWEPKNYDGKYEGPMSMRRGLTKSKNMVSIRILHKVGARYGQEFITRFGFDADKNPPYLTLALGAGNVTPLQMAGGYAVFANGGYKVSPYIISRVTDNSGRVLSQAVPERAGDEANRVLDARNAFLMDSMMKDVVKSGTATRALVLKRPDLAGKTGTTNDSVDAWFAGYQPKLVGVAWIGFDQPRNLGNRETGGGLALPIWINYMQQALKDIPVMESVIPDGVIQVGSEFYYAENPPGSGVRNLGTAEAPQNGTPAEAGKTGDEVKNQLF from the coding sequence ATGATGTCAGATCCTTCCGCTGGCGAAACCACCCAGCCCGCGCCCCGCTCCCTGCTCGTCGCCGTGCTGCGCTGGCTGGCCGCATTGGTCGGCACCTTTGCCGCGCTGTTTCTGGCAGGCGTGCTGGTCCTCATTTTCATCCTGGCGATGGCCTATCCCAACTTGCCGGCGCTGGATACCTTGATGGATTACCGGCCAAAAATTCCGCTTCGCATTTTCTCGGCTGATAATGTACTGATCGGGGAATTTGGCGAAGAACGCCGCAATATGGTGCGCGTCAAGGATATCCCCGACATCATGAAAAAAGCCGTGCTGTCGATCGAGGATGACCGCTTTTACGAACATGGCGGCGTTGACTATCTGGGCATTTTGCGTGCGGCCCTGCACAACCTGAGCGGCGGCGCCAAGCAGGGCGCATCCACCATCACCCAGCAAGTCGCCCGGAATTTTTTCCTGTCAAGCGAGCAAACGGTCAAGCGCAAGGTGTATGAAATGCTGCTGGCCTGGAAGATCGAGCAAAACCTGTCGAAGGACCAGATCCTCGAGATTTACATGAACCAGATTTACCTGGGACAGCGGGCTTACGGTTTTTCCTCGGCAGCGCAAATTTATTTCGGCAAAAAACTGGCCGAGTTGAGCGTGGCCGAAGCGGCCATGCTGGCCGGCTTGCCGAAAGCGCCATCGGCCTACAATCCGGTTGCCAATCCGAAGCGCGCCAAGGCACGCCAGCAATACATTATCTTGCGCATGTACCAACTCGGCCACATCACGCAAGCCCAGTATGAACAAGCCCGCGATGAAGAACTGAAGGTCAAGACCGATAGCGCCGCATTTGGCATCCATGCCGAATATGTGGCGGAAATGGCACGCCAGATGGTGTATGAACAATACAAGGAAGACACTTACACGCGCGGCCTGAATGTCTTTACCACGATTACCAAGTCTGATCAGGATGCCGCCTATCTGGCGTTACGCCGTGGCGTGATGGATTATGAAAAGCGCCATGGCTATCGCGGACCGGAAGGCTACATGGAAATTCCGGCAAACAAGGAAGAAGCCGATAACGCCATCGAAGTGGAACTGGCCGACCATCCGGATAGCGACAATATCGTCGCCGCGGTGGTTCTGGAAGCAGCGCCCAAGGAGGTACGCGCCATGCTGGTCACGGGGGAGGAAATCGACATCCCGGCGGCCGGCTTGAGCTTCGCCGCCAGCGGGTTCAGCGACAAGACGCCACCCAACAAGCGCATCCGGCGCGGCGCCATCATCCGCGTGACCCAGGAAGGCAAGACCTGGCACGTGACGCAAATGCCGGAAGTCGAAGCGGCCTTCATTGCCGCCAATACGGAAGATGGCGCGATCCGCGCCCTGATTGGCGGCTTTGACTTCAACCGCAACAAGTTCAACCACGTGACCCAGGCATGGCGCCAACCGGGTTCCTCGTTCAAGCCATTCATTTACTCTGCCTCGCTGGAAAAAGGCTTGTCGCCGGCAACCATCATCAATGACTCGCCCATCAGCTTCGACGCCGGCCAGACTGGCGGCCAGGCATGGGAGCCGAAGAATTACGATGGCAAGTACGAAGGCCCGATGTCGATGCGCAGGGGTCTGACCAAATCGAAAAACATGGTCTCGATCCGCATCCTGCACAAAGTCGGCGCGCGTTACGGACAGGAATTCATTACGCGCTTCGGTTTCGATGCCGACAAAAATCCGCCCTACCTGACCCTGGCGCTGGGCGCCGGCAACGTGACGCCGTTGCAAATGGCCGGCGGCTATGCCGTGTTCGCCAATGGCGGCTACAAGGTCAGCCCCTACATCATTTCCAGGGTCACCGACAATAGCGGACGGGTCTTGTCGCAAGCGGTGCCCGAGCGCGCCGGCGATGAAGCCAACCGGGTTCTCGACGCACGCAATGCCTTCCTGATGGATAGCATGATGAAGGATGTGGTCAAATCCGGCACGGCAACGCGGGCACTGGTATTGAAGCGGCCCGACCTGGCGGGCAAAACCGGCACCACCAATGATTCGGTGGACGCCTGGTTCGCCGGCTACCAGCCCAAGCTGGTCGGCGTCGCCTGGATCGGTTTCGATCAGCCAAGAAACCTCGGCAACCGCGAAACCGGCGGCGGCCTGGCCTTGCCAATCTGGATCAATTACATGCAGCAGGCGTTGAAAGACATCCCCGTGATGGAAAGCGTGATTCCGGATGGGGTCATCCAGGTCGGCAGCGAATTCTATTACGCGGAGAATCCGCCCGGCAGCGGGGTGCGCAACCTGGGCACGGCCGAAGCACCGCAAAACGGTACGCCGGCAGAAGCAGGCAAAACCGGGGACGAAGTCAAGAACCAGTTATTCTGA